The sequence CCTATGACGGTGTCGTAGCCTTGCGGCAGTCTTTTGATGAATTCATGCGCGTTGGCGGCCTGGGCGGCCGCTTCCACCTCCGCTTGGGAGGCGCCGGGTTTACCGAAAGCGATGTTGTAACGGACCGACTCGTTGAACAACAACACTTCCTGTGTGACGAGGCCAATCTGCCGGCGAAGCGAATCCAGCGTGACACGCCGGATGTCAATCCCGTCAACGCTGACACGGCCGGAGGTCACGTCATAGAAACGCGGCAGGAGTAGTGCCAGGGTCGACTTCCCGGCCCCGGAAGAACCTACCAGCGCCACCACTTCCCCTCGCTGGATGGTGAGATCAACCCCTTGAAGCGCCCAGCGGTGTTCGGTGTGCGGTCCGGTTTCCGTCGTACCGGGATGCGATTGCGGATAGCGGAAGGATACCTCTTTATAGGAAATCGCCTTTGAAAAAGCGTCCAGGGACTGGGCGCCGGCCTGTTCCCGTACGGTCGGGAGTTGATCCATCAGTTCAAAAATGCGCTCCGAAGAAGCGAGACCCAGCTGCAGTTGGGCATTCAACTCGGCAAAGTTTTTGAGCGGGCGATAGGTCATCACGGCATACGTGATAAAAGCGACAAAAGAACCCGCTGTCCAGACTCCATGAATCACATCGTTGCCGCCTTTCCATAAAAGAAAAGAAAGAATCAGCGCACCGACCATCTCCATCAGGGGACTGGACAACGTGTCGGCCCGCGCAAAGCGCAGGTTGAGGTCCTGAAAACGCAGGTTGGAACGGTGAAAGCGTTCGGACTCCAGCGTTTCGGCGGTGTAGGCGCGCACCACCGCCGCAGACTGAATATTTTCATTCAGCACCGAATACAATTCCCCCATCTGTTCCTGCCCTTTATGCCCGACGCGGCGCAGAATCTTTCCCAATTTGACGATAATGGCTCCTGAAAAGGGCAGAATCGACATGGTGATCAGGGCGAATTTCCAGTTCAAATAGAAGATCAATCCGATGTTGCAGAGAGCGGTCAGTCCGTCGCGGATACAGTAAATCGGTGCGCGGGCGATGACTTGCTGGAGAGCGGTGAGATCATTGGTGAATCGGGCCACGACCTTCCCGGAGGAGGTGGCGCTGAAAAAATCCATCGACAAGCTCTGCAGATGGTCAAAGAGTTGTTTGCGGATGTCTGTAATCGCGCGTTGGCCGATATAGGCCATCAGATAATTTTGCGCATACGAAAGAAATCCAAGGACCACCGAAATCAGCGGGACCCACCAGAGCAGATTCTTCAGCATGCTCAGATCATGGCCGATAAAGACTTTGTCCTGCAGCGGCTTGACCAGATAAATGCGCAACGCATTCAATCCGGCGACACCGCCCATACAGAGGACGGCAACGATCAGCCGGTTGAGATAGGGACGGAGGTACTTCAAAAGCCGTTTGTAGATAGTCATGGATGAACCTCCTGCAGAATCGCTGTGGCCGCACGCTCGCTTCCGCCCTGACCGAGGGATTGGCGAAGATCCATCAGTCCGTTTCGCGTTTGCTCCCAGAGGGTCTGCTCTTGCAAAAAGCGTTCAGCCGCTTCGGCTAGGCGGTCCGGGGTGGCGGCCTCCTGGATCAATTCGGGGACGATCGAACGCCCGGCGAGGATATTGGGCATGCCGATAAACGGAACCGTAATAATCCTTCGGGCCACCTGGTAACTGAGTGCGGACAGGCGGTAGAGGATGACCATGGGAATTCCCAGAAGCATGTTTTCGAGGGCGGCGGTGCCTGAGACAGAGAGGGCGACGCGGAGCGTTTGACGCTCCCGGTAATCGGCGTCGGTCACAAGCCGGATCCAGGGCGCGCCGGTCAAGTCAGGACGATACCGCGCTTCGTCGATTTCGGCGGGTTTAAACATCAGAAACTCCGCCTCCGGATGCCGTTCTCTCAGGCGTCTGGCTGTTTCAACAAGGATCGGCAAATGCCGTTGGATCGTTCCCCAGCGGGATCCCGGCAACAGGCCGATCCGGGCTGGTCCTGTGGGCGGACCTGCCTGACCGGTAGGTAGGTCCGCTGGCGCCGGTACTTTTTCTAAAAGGGGATGTCCGACGAAGGTGACCGGCACACCGGCGCTGCGGTAAAGCGTTTCCTCAAACGGCAGGATCACCAGCATCCGGCGAATAATCGTGGCCAGGTTTCGAATGCGTCCAGAGCGGCTGGCCCAGACTTGCGGGCTGATGTAGTAAACAACCGGGACGCCTTTCGCATAGGCGCTTCGAGCCACGTGGATATTGAAGCCGTAGTAGTCCATCGGAATAACCAGATCAGGGCGGTCTTCTTGAAACAATCGTTTGATTTTCCCTAGAGCCACCCAGAGTTGAGGAAGCTTCATCAGCGGTTCCCAGAAGCCGAATCCCCCCAGCCCCACCAGGGGATAGATAAAATGATCGGCGGCTTCCTTCAGATGGTCCCCTCCGAGAGCGGAAATCCGCACGCCCGGCCGCTGTCGGCGCAGGGCTTGAACCAGAGCCGCGCCATGGCGGTCTGCGGAAGGATCTCCGGCCACGATCAGAAAATGATTTTTTGAAGAAGCGTCAGTCATGAATTTTGAGGTTCTGCAAAACTTCTCTGGCTAGGCGTAAGGCGTCGCGGCCATGATACCCGGAGACCAGCGGCTTTTTCCCCTCCCGCACACACTCGAGGAAATGACTCTGTTCCAGGGCCAACGGGTCCTGTTTGGCCAGTTTGGGTTTCAGAAATTCGACGTCGGAAAAACTTTTCACCACCGGATGCTTCTTGCGGTAAATCTTGAGCTGTGGGGCGGCGTAGTCGATCGACAGATAAGCGTTCTTCTGGAAAACACGAATGCGGCGGTATCGTTCCATCGAGACCCGGGACGCCGACAAGTCCGCGATGCAGCCGCCCGCAAAATACAGACGCACTTTGGCGATGTCTTCGTGGTCCGACAGGACGCGGGCTCCCACCGCTTCCACCCGCGTGATCTCCTGCCCCACGAGAAAAAGAACGATATCGAGATCATGGATCATCAGGTCCATTACCACGCCGATATGGGCGACGCGCAGATCATAGGGACCCAGCCGGTTGACTTCGATGAACTGCGGCGAAACGATATAGTTGGCAGCGGCAATCACCGCCGGATTAAACCGTTCGATATGGCCGACCTGCAGGATCACTCCGCGCTGTTCCGCGATGGCGATGAGCTCTTCAGCCTCCGGCAGGGTGGCGGTGAGCGGTTTTTCGATGAGGCAGGGAATCCCAGCCTCCAGAAGCTGTTTACCAATGGTGTAATGCGTGGGTGTCGGCGTGGCGATAATAGCCGCATCCATATGGCCGATCAATTGGGAGGGATCGGGATAGGCCGGCACCCGGAATTTCTTAGAGATCAGCCGGCTGTGCGCCGCGCTGGGGTCCACCACCCCTACCAGAGCGACCTGAGGGTTCCGTGCCAGATGTCGGGCATGGAACTGACCCATGCGTCCGGCGCCGATGAGTCCGACGCGGATCCGCGGGAAGCGGGCCTCAAGGGGTTTCCTAGAGGTGAAGACCCGTAAGAGTGAGCTCAGAGGCATTGGCAATCTCAATGAGTTTTTCTTTTTCAAGAAGGAGCGTTTTCCCGGTCTCCAGCGCCAGAACCTGTGCGCCGGCTTCCTGCATCGAGGCCAGCGTCCGCGCGCCGACCACCGGGATGTCAAAGCGAAGATCCTGTTTGGGGCGGGCGACTTTAATCACCACGCAGCCGTCCCCTGCGACCCGGCCGGCGCGTCGGATGCAATCATCCGTTCCTTCCATGGCTTCCACGGCCACCACCGTTTTATCTTTAACGACCAGCGTTTGCCCGATGTCCTGACCGGCGAGGGCGCGGGCCAACGGCCAGCCAAACGCGACATCCGCTTCTTCCGCTGAAGTCATGCGTCGTTTCGTGAAAAGACCGTCGGGACAAAGCCAGTTGTCCAAATAAGTGGTAGAAGGCAAAAACGCGATGCCGTCTTTATTAAACTCGTCTGTCACCGCGGAAAGAATCGAAGCGGCCTTTTTGTTGGCGACGGACGTCAGCAGTTTGGCCGCCCGCCAATCGGGCACAATCCCGCGAAAAAGCTGCGTGTGCCGGACCCGTCCGGCCATGACGGCCCGGGTGACGCCCTGTGTTTTAAAATACTCGATGGTTTTCCCGAGTTGTCCCAACGATAACCAGGTGACCGCATCCACATGCTTCTCGATGGAGGGATCCGCTTCTTCCTTCAGCGCGACTGCGATCACTTTCTCGCCGCGCCGGTGAGCGGCTTCGGCAAAGTAGATCGGGAAGGCACCCTGGCCAGCGATCAGGCCGATTTTTTTGTCAACGCCTGGGGAAGAGACATCTCCCACGTTAGTCTTCCTCAACAGCGTTTTTTTTGGAGGCAGGGCGGCAAATGCCGCGGGTGCTGGCTTGCAGGAAAGAAAGCAGGTCCCGGACAGCCGGTGTCCGCTCCTGCTTCATCATGTGTTCGATTTGTTCCTTGAGCGGGATGGTGGCGTCAAACAATTCGCGATAAGCCTTTTTTAAATCAGCGATTGCTTCCGTCGAATAACCGCGACGCTTCAAACCAATCAAATTCAATCCATGCAGTTTGGCGCGGTCCCCCTGCGCCATCGTAAAGGGGGCGATGTCCAACGGGACCATGGCGCCGGCGCCGATCATGGCCAGTTTCCCGATTCTGACAAATTGATGGATGCCCGCCATGCCGCCGATGATCGCACCGTCTCCGACGTCGCAGTGACCGGCGATGGCCACGGAGTTGGCGACGATGACTTCCGATCCGATGATGCAGTCATGCGCCACGTGCGAATAGGCCATAAACAGACAGCGGGCGCCGATCTGGGTCAACGCGGTGGCGGCGGTTCCGCGGTTGAGCGTCACGCATTCGCGGATCACGCAGCCGGGACCCAAGCTGACCCGCGTGCGCTCGCCGCGGTACTTCAAATCCTGAGGAGCGGTGCCGATAAAAGAGCCCGCATGAATCTGGCAGGCTTCCCCCACGTCGGCAAACTCCACCACGGCATGAGGCCCGATCCGTACCCGAGGGTGCAGCACAACGTTTTCACCGATGACGGCGTAGGGACCGATGATCACCCCATCAGCGATTTGTGCGGTCGGATGAATAATGGCGGTTGGATGAATAGTCATCACGGTATTCATGCCGTTGCGTTTTCCTTATCGACGATGGCGAAACTGAATGTGGCTTCGGTGACCAGCTGTCCTTCCACATAGGCTTCACCCTTGGCTTTCCCAAAGCGGTCGCGCACCTTCAGCATTTCAATCTTAATCTCCAGCCGGTCGCCCGGAACAACGGGTTTTCGGAATTTGATCTCTTCCATGCCCATGAAGAAGGCCAGTTTGTCCTTGAACGACGGCTTCGACAGAAACAACGCGCAGGCCACCTGCGCCATGGACTCGACAATCAGGACGCCGGGCATGATCGCACGATCCGGAAAGTGTCCCTGAAAAAAAGGCTCATTGCCGGAAACGCATTTCAAACCGACAGCGCGCTTATCGGGTTCCGTAATGGTAACGCGATCGACCAGTAAAAATGGAAAACGATGCGGAATAATCTTCCGGATGGCCTCAAAATCTAGGACGGTTTCTGACATGATAACTCCTTGTTCAATAGGTGTTCAGCCAGTTGTTTGATAAAATTCGTATTGTGTCCGTGGCCGGGCCGCCGCGCAATGACATGGCCTTTGAGCCGGCAACCCAGAAGGTAGAGATCGCCGAGGAGATCCAGGATCTTATGGCGGACGAACTCGTCAGGGAAACGCAGCATCTTCTCCTTGTTGTGAATGCGGTCCAAACCGACGACCACCGCGTTGTCCAAAGACCCCCCCCTGGCCAATCCCTGTTTTTTGAGCGCTTCCACTTCGTAATCAAAACAGAATGTGCGGCACGGAGCGATCTCGGTGCGGTACGTGTCGGGCTGGATGGTGACGGTCATCTGTTGTTCCTGAATGAGCGGATGGTTGTAGACAATGGACGCGGTCAGCCGCAGGTCCTCGGAGGGTTCCACGCGAATTCCCGTCTCGCCGCCCCGGTATTCAAAAGGCTCTGTCACTTTCAAAATCTGTCGCGGTACGCCGAGGGATTGAAGACCGGTTTCATTTAACGCGTCGAAAAAACCGAGACTCGATCCGTCCAGCACCGGCGGCTCATTGGCATTCATCTCGATGAAAACGTTGTCGATACCCAAGGCATAGAGCGCCGAGAGCATGTGTTCGATGGTATGTACCCGCATGGCTGGGTTGCCGACGGTTGTCCCCCGGATGACTCCGAGGATGTTCGAGTAATGGGCCAGGACGGATGGATTCCCCGGCAAGTCAGTCCGGATTAAAACGATTCCGGTCCCCGCTGGAGCCGGTTTGAAAACAACCTTACAGAGGTTTCCGGTGTGAAGGCCGATGCCTTGAACATCGGCTTCCCGGGCGATCGTGTGTTGAATTTCCATGGCGTCCTTTATCTTGAGCGGTTATAAGCCGAATTTTCTTTTCAGGAGCTTCAAGGCGTCGTATATTTCAGGGAGCTTCCCGTAAATCGCTTGCAGCTTCATGGCCTGGCGGTGCGGCCGAGCCGGGCTGCCGAACAGGACCTCTCCGGGTTTGACGTTATTCATGATGCCGGACTGCGCGGCGATCACGGCCCCGTCTCCGATGGTCAGATGACCGGCCACTCCGACCTGGCCGGCCAGCGTGACGTTGTTGCCAATACGGGTTGATCCGGATATGCCAACCTGCGCGACGATCAGGCAGTGGCGGCCAATCCGCACATTATGGGCGATGTGGACCAGGTTGTCGATCTTTGTTCCTGCGCCGACGCAGGTTTCTCCGGTGGTGGCGCGATCAATCGTGACATTGGCGCCAATTTCGACATCGTCTTCCACGACCACCCGGCCGATTTGCGGGATTTTATGGTGCTGGCCGTTCTGGGTGGCGAATCCGTACCCATCGGCGCCCAGGACCGCTCCCACGTGGATAATGACGCGAGAACCCACCTCGACATCTTCGCGAAGGGTCACATTCGGGTAAAGGATGCAGTTCTCTCCGACGTGGCTGTTGGCTCCGATGTAGCATCCAGGATACAGAACGGTTCCGGAACCGATGACCGCTCCCGCTTCGATCACAACAAAAGCGCCGACGCCGACAGTGGCCCCCATTTGGGCTTTTGGATCAATGCTGGATTGAGGGTGGATGCCTTGCGGAGGACGCTGCCGGTCCTTGCCCAGAAGACCGAGGATTTGAGCAAAAGCCCCTTGCGGATTAGAGACCCGTATCCACGTTTTTCCTTCGGGCAGGGTTAAGCCGTTTGTTTTCTCCGGGATCACCACCACCCCGGCTTTGGTCCGGTTTAAGGCATCGCTGTATTTTAGGTTATGAAAAAACGAAATCTGGTGTTCACCGGCTTCTTCCAGTCCGGCGGCTCCTTCGACGAAACGATTTTCGTCTCCCTGGAGCTCCCCTCCAACCGCTTGAGCGATGTCTCGCGCCTGTAGACGGGCCATTACATCGCCTCCGCTTGCAGGCGGCTGATGAGTTTATCGCTGAGATCAACGGTCTCCTCGCCGTAAAGGATATAGGCTTTATCGATGACGACCGTAATATTCTCATCCCGCGCCAGCGTCTGCAGAACAGCGTAAATCTTAGACATCACCCCATAGGTTTTTTCGGTCTGCAGCTGTTTCATGTCGCCGACCGCATTGGTGCGGAAGGATTTAAAGGAGGTCGTGGCGCGGTCCAGGGCCCGGCGGTTTTTCTGGATGCGGTTCTCCAGCGCGGAAATCGCATCGGCTTGAAGGACAACGGGTGCGGTGGCTCCGGCCAATAGATCCAGGAGGGTCGGAACCGGTTTGGCCGGTGACGGTTTGATCCCCGGTAAAGTTGGGGGTGTGGGCAGGAGTGTCGAGGCGATGTCCGTGTGCCCCGGAAGTCCGGCCAGAGGATCTTCGGTTGGATAGGGCTCAACCGCCGTTGCGGAACTGGTCCGGACGGTGCTCGTGCTGGAAGCCGGCGGTGTCGCCGCCGCCGCCGCGGGTTTTGTGGGTTCCGGTTCAGGAATGTTATTGAAAGGGACCAGGACCGGTTGGCCGGTTCGGGCCTTCACCAGAGCCGAATCATCGGCCGCAATTTGTTCGCGCAACGTGCCGATTTCGTTCTGCCGGCGGCCCAGCTCGCGCTTGCGCTTTTCAATCTCACGCAACAAGTCCCCTTCGGCAAACGATTTTTCCGGGTAGGTATCAAAGACCCGCTGCAGATCGATATAGCCGATCCGGAGGGGTGAAATGGTGTCGAGCGGAATTTCGACGGCACGGCTCCTCCCGCAAGAAAGCAACAGGAGGCTGGAGAGGATCAAAACCGTTCGTGACGATCGTCGCATCATTAGAATAGGCTTCCCACTGTGAAATAAAACTGAGATTGCGCTTCTCCGGGATCGGGATTCAGTGCGTGTCCCCAGTCCAGCCGCAACGGGAACACAGGGGTTTTAAAGCGAATGCCAAATCCAACGCCTGACTTCAGGCCGGCATGAGATGTCCCGATGCGGTAATCGATGTCTTTGAAACGGTTCCAAGACCCCCCCACATCGTAGAAAAACACCCCCTGCAAGAGCGTGCGGCCATGTTCATCCGGGGCGATTGGGAATTTGTATTCTACATTATACACGTTCATGATTTCGCCGCCCTCCAGGACACCGACATGACCCAGATCATAGCCGCGGACCGTCTCGCTGCCGCCCACCCGGTAGAGTTCATCCACGATGTCGGAACGGGTGGAGTCCCCGTAGGGTCTCACCCAGGAGAATTGGCCGTGAAGCGAAAGGACAAATTTCCAGAAGGTCGGGATATGGATGCTCTGATCGATGTAGGGTTTGTAAAACCGGATGGCGTTGGCCGGGAAAATCCCGCCTTCGGTCACCGCGAAGGAGTTTCGCATCCCCCGCTGGGGATCAAATTGATTATCCCTCGTGTCCCGCACGAATTGTTGTGTGAGATTGGAGTTAATGGCATGGAATTCGTTGCAGTTTGGATCCGCGGCGCAGCCCGTCCCCAGAACGGCTTGGCGGGTCACGATATCGTTGGCGACGTCGGACCGCAGCCGGTTGGCAAACGTATAGGTGAAGTGGAGGCTATAAATGTCGGAAAAACGGGGTCCGACGGTCAGACTGCTGCCGATATCGTGGGTTGTGTAAGCATTCGAGAGGGTCCCCAGCTGCTGGATGCGCTTGGTGTTGAAGATATCGACTCCGAAGGTGACGGGTTTGCCGAGCATCCACGGCTCGGTCCAGCCCAGATCAAAGCTGTTAAGCCGGCCGCCGTACTGCCACATGAGGTTCAGCCGTTGGCCGCGTCCCAAAAAATTGATGTGCTGGATCTGGAACGTCCCGATGAGATGGTCGACGGAAGAGTAACCGGCGCCGGCGGAGAGCATGCCGGGTTTGCCTTCCGTGACCGTAAAGATCACGTCCGCTTTATTCGGCGAGCTGGGTTGTTGAACGTCGACATCGACATTGTCCAGGAAGCCAAGATTATAGAGACGTTCCACGCTCTTGCGGGCCTTGACAGAGCTGAACGGTTCGCCTTCCTTCAGCTGAACTTCGCGGCGGATGACGAAATCTTTGGTGTGCACATTTCCTTCAACGCCGATATGATCCACGTAGACCACTTCCCCTTCCGTCATCTGAAATTCCGTATCGACGATTCCTTTGGCGGCATCCTGCGCAAATTCCGGTTTCACCTGGACGCGAATATAACCCTGCGCGCCGTAGACGTCCTGTAGTTTGGCGATGGCCGAATCCATTTTGTCCTGGTTAAAAATCTCGCCCGGTTTGAATTGAACCGCCGGCTGCAACTTGTCATTCTGGAAAATGAGATTCCCGGAGAACCGCACCGCACCGAAATGGAAGAGCGGGCCTTCGTCGATCGGAAGGGTCAGGGTCAAGCGGGTCTTGTCTTCGTTGAAAACCTGCTTGATCTCTCCGATTTTGATGTTTTGATAACCGTTGTTCTTGTAGAACTTGACGACTTCTTTCAGGTCCTCCGTGAGAACTTCCTGCTTGAATACTTTCTTGCGCCGTGTCTTCATGAGGCGGGCGATCTTTTTGGGCTTGAAGGCCGTCACCCGGTCGAGAATGACTTCGTTCACGAGGACCCGCGTACCCTCGGTGACAAAAAACGTTACGGTCACATGATTGGTGGCGTCGCTCGTGGTAAAGGGTTCGGCCTGAGCGGCGGCAAACCCTTCATCCTTATAGAGGGTCAGGATTTTATCGATATCCATCGTGAGTTTGAGCTTATCCAGGGGATCGTTTTCTTTCAGCGTAATCGCATCGCGCAGCTTGCTGGAGGAGAGTTTTTTATTGCCTTTAAAATCAATGCGTTTAATCATCGGTTTCTCAACGACCTGAAACGTGACGGCAAGGCCTCCGGTCATGTCGGAAACATCCACATTCACATCGTCGAAATTGCCCAGTCCGAAAATGGACTGCACGTCTTTGCGCAGTTTTTCCGGGTCATACAGATCGCCTTTTCGGGTTTTCGCCTGGGCGAGGATCACCCGTTCGCGAACGTTCCGGTTGCCCTCCGTCTTGATCTTCAGGATTTTGGCAAAACGCGAAATGTGTTTTTCTTCAAGCGCAGGAGTAAAGGACGTGGACGAACCGGAGGCCTGGTAACTGCTGGTCGAGAAAGTCGGAGGGAGCGGAAGGCCTCCCAATGCCGGCGCAGGGAATGTTTGGGGAGAGGCGGAGGGGGTCTGGCCGGGTGTCGCGGAGGTTCCAGAGGAGCTAAACTCGGCGAAGATTTGATCGGGGGCAGGTGTTTTCGCGGCTGAATCCACGGCTTTCACCTTGGACGCCCCCAAGACCATGAGTCCCGCCACCCATAAAAGTACCTTTCGTGATCGCAACACCGGCTCCATCAAAAAAATTGAAAAATCGCAGTATTATAACACATTCGTGGATTTGACCAGCCAACAGGTTAGACGTGAGTCGAGTTGTTTTGTTCCCATTTAAGCGGTGGAACAAGCCTTTATCGGCAGAACTTGTGGGTTTTCACCGTGCGCTCAGCGGTCTCTTCCTCTGAAGATCGGTCGGTGTGAGAGAGATTCTCTGGCACGTCCGTGACCGGTGGCTTGGGTCGGTCAGGAGGGGCATAAAGAGGAGTCGAATTCCCCTTCAGTGAGGTAAATCGTGGACATGGACGATCGTCAGGCATGAACAACCTCTTTCTATTATTATAGCGCTCGGGGAGACAGCCGACACATCTATTTGGTGGGGGTCTTCTTTTCTTTGCCTTTGTTGGTGTTTCCCCACCAGCCGAAGCGGAGACGGGGTTCAATCGTGATGCGGCGTTCCGGCAGAAAAGCCGGATTGCTGGAGTTGGGAAGATCAAAAACGCCGCGGACATAAACATTCTTAAACCAGCGGTAAGAAAGTTCCACGTCGTTGATGAGATCCAGCTTGTTCTGGAGCGTGTCCGGAACGGTTTCCTCCACAAAGCGCACCCCGTAGCCGAGGGAGATGCGGCTGGACAGATTTTTCTCGAAGGTGTATTTCGTGTTGGCCAGCAGGTTCGTGCTGGTTTGCTGCTGAGCGGTGGCCCCGGCGGTTTCCGGCGGGGTGATGGTTGTCGGGTTAATAATCCGCGAAACGCGTACCGTGTCCACCAGCCCCGTCGGTTTGAGCAGTCGTTTGGCCAGCGGTGTGGCCAGACTCGTATCGATCAACCGCACCATCTGCTGTTGAAAAAGATAGTTTCGTTCCTGGGGCGAGAGGTTCCCCGTGTCGATCTGGGTGACGCGGGCCAGCAGTTTTTCTTGGCTGAGCGTCGGGTTCGTCGCCGAGGCGAACCGTGGTTTGATCTGATCCACCGGCGCGTAATCGATGGTCAGCGTGATGGTGTCGTTCACATCCAGGCGGTTCCCCGTTCCACCGCCGGCTTGTCCACTCACCGTGTCAACGGCCTGCACCTGGGATTCGGCGATGCCGCGAACGTAAGGCGTATTGAGTATGCCCTGATCGCTGTCGCTCGAGCGCACGTCGTAGCG comes from Elusimicrobiota bacterium and encodes:
- a CDS encoding ABC transporter transmembrane domain-containing protein, with the protein product MTIYKRLLKYLRPYLNRLIVAVLCMGGVAGLNALRIYLVKPLQDKVFIGHDLSMLKNLLWWVPLISVVLGFLSYAQNYLMAYIGQRAITDIRKQLFDHLQSLSMDFFSATSSGKVVARFTNDLTALQQVIARAPIYCIRDGLTALCNIGLIFYLNWKFALITMSILPFSGAIIVKLGKILRRVGHKGQEQMGELYSVLNENIQSAAVVRAYTAETLESERFHRSNLRFQDLNLRFARADTLSSPLMEMVGALILSFLLWKGGNDVIHGVWTAGSFVAFITYAVMTYRPLKNFAELNAQLQLGLASSERIFELMDQLPTVREQAGAQSLDAFSKAISYKEVSFRYPQSHPGTTETGPHTEHRWALQGVDLTIQRGEVVALVGSSGAGKSTLALLLPRFYDVTSGRVSVDGIDIRRVTLDSLRRQIGLVTQEVLLFNESVRYNIAFGKPGASQAEVEAAAQAANAHEFIKRLPQGYDTVIGERGVRLSGGERQRLSIARALLKNPPILILDEATSSLDAASERLVQEALERLMEHRTALVIAHRLSTVQRADRIVVLEQGRIIEEGNHAALLSKQGTYFKLHNLQLLH
- the lpxB gene encoding lipid-A-disaccharide synthase, with the translated sequence MTDASSKNHFLIVAGDPSADRHGAALVQALRRQRPGVRISALGGDHLKEAADHFIYPLVGLGGFGFWEPLMKLPQLWVALGKIKRLFQEDRPDLVIPMDYYGFNIHVARSAYAKGVPVVYYISPQVWASRSGRIRNLATIIRRMLVILPFEETLYRSAGVPVTFVGHPLLEKVPAPADLPTGQAGPPTGPARIGLLPGSRWGTIQRHLPILVETARRLRERHPEAEFLMFKPAEIDEARYRPDLTGAPWIRLVTDADYRERQTLRVALSVSGTAALENMLLGIPMVILYRLSALSYQVARRIITVPFIGMPNILAGRSIVPELIQEAATPDRLAEAAERFLQEQTLWEQTRNGLMDLRQSLGQGGSERAATAILQEVHP
- a CDS encoding Gfo/Idh/MocA family oxidoreductase, with protein sequence MPLSSLLRVFTSRKPLEARFPRIRVGLIGAGRMGQFHARHLARNPQVALVGVVDPSAAHSRLISKKFRVPAYPDPSQLIGHMDAAIIATPTPTHYTIGKQLLEAGIPCLIEKPLTATLPEAEELIAIAEQRGVILQVGHIERFNPAVIAAANYIVSPQFIEVNRLGPYDLRVAHIGVVMDLMIHDLDIVLFLVGQEITRVEAVGARVLSDHEDIAKVRLYFAGGCIADLSASRVSMERYRRIRVFQKNAYLSIDYAAPQLKIYRKKHPVVKSFSDVEFLKPKLAKQDPLALEQSHFLECVREGKKPLVSGYHGRDALRLAREVLQNLKIHD
- the lpxI gene encoding UDP-2,3-diacylglucosamine diphosphatase LpxI (LpxI, functionally equivalent to LpxH, replaces it in LPS biosynthesis in a minority of bacteria.) → MRKTNVGDVSSPGVDKKIGLIAGQGAFPIYFAEAAHRRGEKVIAVALKEEADPSIEKHVDAVTWLSLGQLGKTIEYFKTQGVTRAVMAGRVRHTQLFRGIVPDWRAAKLLTSVANKKAASILSAVTDEFNKDGIAFLPSTTYLDNWLCPDGLFTKRRMTSAEEADVAFGWPLARALAGQDIGQTLVVKDKTVVAVEAMEGTDDCIRRAGRVAGDGCVVIKVARPKQDLRFDIPVVGARTLASMQEAGAQVLALETGKTLLLEKEKLIEIANASELTLTGLHL
- the lpxA gene encoding acyl-ACP--UDP-N-acetylglucosamine O-acyltransferase, whose amino-acid sequence is MNTVMTIHPTAIIHPTAQIADGVIIGPYAVIGENVVLHPRVRIGPHAVVEFADVGEACQIHAGSFIGTAPQDLKYRGERTRVSLGPGCVIRECVTLNRGTAATALTQIGARCLFMAYSHVAHDCIIGSEVIVANSVAIAGHCDVGDGAIIGGMAGIHQFVRIGKLAMIGAGAMVPLDIAPFTMAQGDRAKLHGLNLIGLKRRGYSTEAIADLKKAYRELFDATIPLKEQIEHMMKQERTPAVRDLLSFLQASTRGICRPASKKNAVEED
- the fabZ gene encoding 3-hydroxyacyl-ACP dehydratase FabZ, giving the protein MSETVLDFEAIRKIIPHRFPFLLVDRVTITEPDKRAVGLKCVSGNEPFFQGHFPDRAIMPGVLIVESMAQVACALFLSKPSFKDKLAFFMGMEEIKFRKPVVPGDRLEIKIEMLKVRDRFGKAKGEAYVEGQLVTEATFSFAIVDKENATA
- the lpxC gene encoding UDP-3-O-acyl-N-acetylglucosamine deacetylase is translated as MEIQHTIAREADVQGIGLHTGNLCKVVFKPAPAGTGIVLIRTDLPGNPSVLAHYSNILGVIRGTTVGNPAMRVHTIEHMLSALYALGIDNVFIEMNANEPPVLDGSSLGFFDALNETGLQSLGVPRQILKVTEPFEYRGGETGIRVEPSEDLRLTASIVYNHPLIQEQQMTVTIQPDTYRTEIAPCRTFCFDYEVEALKKQGLARGGSLDNAVVVGLDRIHNKEKMLRFPDEFVRHKILDLLGDLYLLGCRLKGHVIARRPGHGHNTNFIKQLAEHLLNKELSCQKPS
- the lpxD gene encoding UDP-3-O-(3-hydroxymyristoyl)glucosamine N-acyltransferase; the protein is MARLQARDIAQAVGGELQGDENRFVEGAAGLEEAGEHQISFFHNLKYSDALNRTKAGVVVIPEKTNGLTLPEGKTWIRVSNPQGAFAQILGLLGKDRQRPPQGIHPQSSIDPKAQMGATVGVGAFVVIEAGAVIGSGTVLYPGCYIGANSHVGENCILYPNVTLREDVEVGSRVIIHVGAVLGADGYGFATQNGQHHKIPQIGRVVVEDDVEIGANVTIDRATTGETCVGAGTKIDNLVHIAHNVRIGRHCLIVAQVGISGSTRIGNNVTLAGQVGVAGHLTIGDGAVIAAQSGIMNNVKPGEVLFGSPARPHRQAMKLQAIYGKLPEIYDALKLLKRKFGL
- a CDS encoding OmpH family outer membrane protein; this translates as MMRRSSRTVLILSSLLLLSCGRSRAVEIPLDTISPLRIGYIDLQRVFDTYPEKSFAEGDLLREIEKRKRELGRRQNEIGTLREQIAADDSALVKARTGQPVLVPFNNIPEPEPTKPAAAAATPPASSTSTVRTSSATAVEPYPTEDPLAGLPGHTDIASTLLPTPPTLPGIKPSPAKPVPTLLDLLAGATAPVVLQADAISALENRIQKNRRALDRATTSFKSFRTNAVGDMKQLQTEKTYGVMSKIYAVLQTLARDENITVVIDKAYILYGEETVDLSDKLISRLQAEAM